From a single Lolium rigidum isolate FL_2022 chromosome 7, APGP_CSIRO_Lrig_0.1, whole genome shotgun sequence genomic region:
- the LOC124673441 gene encoding uncharacterized protein LOC124673441, with amino-acid sequence MRRTNTRHLGPHRHADKTSRSVGEAEDRLSALPDALLHHIMSFLKAWEVVPTGLLARRWRHLWASAPCVDIRACSSGRGGAPSELRDFVNCLLLFRDVSAPVVTLRLRSSDEYDEEAFDDDDADTWIIAALKRRAQVIHVVGHRRFPAPLDGVSFVSCHLRVLKLAYARLDCTILRQLSSGCTSLEELDLKDCVVAGTRIESASLKTLIMLKCTVNLDFSVAAPNLVLLRLVTPYVRVPSFHNLGSLLTGTIILDDCFLSADFEHGSDDDDDDEFGETTDDDNDKIDNYKIRCGHGLPPKRYALHGYKDRYGYGGDIESDENTYKKYSDIASGYLGDGQNFSREGNYHDDGGNDGCNYSTVLGGCNILDSLLSATSLELLADAGEVVLSRELKRCPTFINLKTLSLGEWCMATDFDALIFLLQHSPNIERLFLHLKLDFNTREPSKTGIELEERSFTCNHVRIVKIKCSKDDVRVHMLAHMFMANGISLEKIYVCRSGSAYLHDQQSMEDLAKHELDFWGD; translated from the exons atgcgcaGGACAAACACCAGGCACCTGGGTCCACACCGCCATGCCGACAAGACGTCCCGTTCCGTCGGCGAGGCCGAGGACCGCCTCAGCGCCCTCCCGGACGCGCTGCTGCACCACATCATGTCCTTCCTCAAGGCGTGGGAGGTGGTGCCGACCGGCCTCCTCGCGCGGCGGTGGCGCCACCTCTGGGCGTCCGCGCCCTGCGTCGACATCCGCGCGTGCTCCTCCGGACGCGGCGGCGCGCCGAGCGAGCTCCGCGACTTCGTGAACTgcctcctcctcttccgcgaCGTGTCGGCGCCCGTGGTCACCCTCCGCCTGCGCTCGAGCGACGAGTACGACGaggaagccttcgacgacgatgaCGCCGACACGTGGATCATTGCCGCTCTAAAGCGCAGGGCGCAGGTTATCCACGTCGTCGGGCATCGCAGATTCCCCGCGCCGTTGGACGGcgtctccttcgtctcttgccaCCTCAGGGTCCTGAAGCTGGCCTACGCCAGGCTCGATTGCACGATCCTCCGACAGCTTTCTTCTGGCTGCACGTCTTTGGAAGAGCTGGATCTCAAGGACTGCGTGGTCGCGGGCACTCGGATCGAGTCTGCCTCTTTGAAGACTCTGATCATGCTCAAGTGCACGGTCAATCTGGACTTCTCCGTTGCTGCTCCGAACCTCGTGCTTCTGCGCCTCGTCACACCTTATGTCCGAGTTCCGTCATTTCACAACCTGGGTTCGCTGCTCACTGGCACCATCATACTTGACGACTGCTTCTTGAGTGCTGATTTTGAACACGgcagcgatgatgacgacgacgatgagtttGGTGAAAccactgatgatgataatgataagatCGACAACTACAAGATTCGATGTGGACATGGGTTGCCTCCAAAAAGATATGCACTTCATGGTTACAAGGATAGGTATGGTTATGGCGGTGATATCGAGAGCGATGAGAATACCTACAAAAAATATAGTGATATTGCAAGTGGCTACCTTGGGGACGGCCAGAATTTCAGCAGAGAGGGTAACTATCATGACGATGGAGGGAATGATGGATGCAATTATAGTACAGTTTTAGGTGGCTGTAATATTCTTGACAGCCTTTTGAGTGCTACCAGTTTGGAGTTGTTGGCTGATGCTGGAGAG GTGGTTCTGAGTAGGGAACTGAAAAGGTGTCCAACCTTTATCAACCTGAAGACCTTGTCCCTCGGTGAATGGTGTATGGCTACTGATTTTGATGCATTAATTTTCTTGCTGCAGCATTCACCTAATATAGAGAGACTTTTTCTCCACCTGAAATTG GACTTCAATACCAGAGAGCCATCAAAAACCGGCATTGAACTGGAGGAGAGATCATTTACGTGCAATCATGTTAGAATTGTGAAGATAAAATGCTCGAAGGATGATGTCAGAGTCCATATGTTGGCACATATGTTCATGGCAAATGGTATATCCCTTGAGAAGATATATGTCTGCCGCAGTGGGAGTGCTT ATCTTCATGACCAGCAGTCCATGGAAGATCTTGCCAAGCACGAACTGGACTTCTGGGGGGATTAA
- the LOC124673442 gene encoding uncharacterized protein LOC124673442, with protein MPLVAELKRRLEAYYKVDEETELASVAEALLQRGLADAHSETDDELIEELRDQPLPGVHDKDFDSDFDEMHETDEELPNLYNAREHVEKKMRKDELFNMDDAKWDAMVKKSSEERDREVKAELVKGKQEFFAECRLNEIDMDETKWDEVVKEATEESGLGDMKECEDILEDMLHWDKLLPDEIKQKVDAKFNELGDMCERGELEPEQAYELFKEFEDKMVSECTELMEAEPPTVDELSEQDKKSVKLNDPPGAGPVLRWESTIVFAPGGDAWHPKNRKVKLSVTVKELGLSRHAFRRLREVVGKRYNSGKDELTITSERFDHREENRKDCLRTLYALVEDAMKADVLADDARNAYVKGRLKANSQFMDRLKMKTQKLRQAA; from the exons ATGCCTCTGGTTGCAGAGCTGAAGCGGAGATTGGAGGCGTACTACAAGGTGGACGAGGAGACGGAGCTAGCGTCCGTCGCCGAGGCCCTCCTCCAGCGGGGCCTCGCGGACGCGCACAGCGAGACCGACGATGAGCTCATCGAGGAGCTGCGCGACCAGCCGCTCCCCGGGGTCCACGACAAGGACTTTGACTCCGACTTCGACGAGATGCACGAGACGGACGAGGAGCTGCCCAACCTGTACAACGCGAGGGAACATGTcgagaagaagatgaggaaggACGAGCTCTTCAACATGGATGACGCCAAGTGGGACGCTATGGTCAAGAAATCATCGGAGGAGCGCGACCGTGAAGTGAAGGCCGAGCTAGTTAAGGGCAAGCAGGAGTTTTTTGCGGAATGCAGGTTGAATGAGATTGACATGGATGAGACCAAGTGGGATGAAGTTGTCAAGGAAGCAACAGAGGAGAGCGGCCTCGGTGACATGAAGGAGTGTGAGGATATCCTCGAGGACATGCTACACTGGGATAAGCTACTACCTG ATGAGATAAAGCAAAAGGtggatgccaaatttaatgagttGGGGGACATGTGCGAGAGGGGGGAGCTTGAACCTGAGCAGGCTTATGAGCTATTCAAAGAATTTGAGGATAAGATGGTCTCAGAGTGCACAGAACTAATGGAAGCAGAGCCACCAACTGTTGATGAACTTTCCGAACAAGATAAGAAGAGTGTTAAGCTGAATGATCCACCTGGTGCGGGACCTGTTCTAAGGTGGGAGTCAACTATTGTCTTTGCTCCTGGTGGTGATGCATGGCATCCCAAAAATAGGAAAGTTAAACTCAGTGTAACTGTCAAGGAACTGGGACTTTCCCGGCATGCTTTCCGTCGACTACGTGAGGTTGTTGGAAAGAGGTATAACTCAGGAAAAGATGAGCTTACAATAACCAGTGAAAG ATTTGATCACCGGGAGGAGAACAGAAAGGATTGCTTGAGGACACTGTATGCTCTTGTGGAAGATGCCATGAAAGCGGACGTGTTGGCCGATGATGCTAGAAATGCTTATGTTAAAGGGAGGCTTAAGGCTAATTCTCAGTTTATGGACCGACTGAAGATGAAGACACAGAAATTAAGGCAAGCTGCATAA